In Sceloporus undulatus isolate JIND9_A2432 ecotype Alabama chromosome 7, SceUnd_v1.1, whole genome shotgun sequence, one DNA window encodes the following:
- the HSPB7 gene encoding heat shock protein beta-7 produces MEKARGLFGDSLGGFMQTCNEPLGFSGRTAGTGNIKTLGDTYQFAVDVSDFSPEDIIITTSKNQIEVHAEKLASDGTIVNTFTHKCQLPEDMDPTSVTSALGPDGSLTVKARRRPAKPSEQHLQQTFRTEIKI; encoded by the exons ATGGAGAAGGCCCGCGGACTTTTCGGTGACAGCCTCGGAGGCTTCATGCAGACGTGCAATGAGCCCCTGGGTTTCTCAG GTCGTACCGCTGGAACGGGGAACATCAAGACTTTGGGGGACACATACCAGTTTGCGGTGGATGTCAGCGACTTCTCCCCCGaggacatcatcatcaccacctccaAAAACCAGATAGAGGTTCATGCGGAGAAG CTGGCGTCAGACGGGACCATCGTGAACACCTTCACCCACAAGTGCCAGCTGCCTGAGGACATGGACCCCACCTCGGTCACCTCTGCCTTGGGCCCGGATGGCTCCCTGACGGTCAAGGCCCGGAGGCGCCCAGCCAAGCCCTCCGAGCAGCACCTCCAGCAGACCTTCCGGACTGAGATCAAGATCTGA